The nucleotide window GCAACATCTACCGCAAACTCGACGCGACCCGCCGGCGTGAAGCGGTCCGGCGGGCGCGCGAGCTGCGGCTGATCTGAGTGGATGGCGTCAGGCGTTCGCGGCGGCGTCCGCGGCCGTCAGCAGGTCCGGCAGGTCGTACCCGCCGTCATGCCGGATGCCGTTGACGAACAGGGTGGGGGTGCCGTTCACCCCGCTGCGGATGCCCCCCACGAAGTCCCGGCGCACCCGGTCGGCGTGCGCGCGGTTCTCCACCTCGGCGTTCAACTCGTCCGGCGGCAACCCGACCTGCTCCACACCGAGCGAGAGGTGCACCGGGTCGAGCTGGTCCTGATGCTCGTAGAGCCAGTCGTGCATCTCCCAGAACCGGCCCCGAACCCCGGCGGCCTCGGCCGTCTCCGCGGCGCGTTCGGCATACGGGTGCACGTTCGCGATCGGGAAGTAGCGGTACACCAGCCGTACGGTGTCGGCCCGCTGCCGCAGCAACTCGTGCAGGTTCGGGTACGCGGCACCGCAGAACTGGCACTGGAAGTCGCCGTACTCGACGATTGTCACCGCCGCGTCGGCCGGCCCCCGAATGTGGTCGTCGGTGGTCACCGGGTCCCGAAGTCGGGCGGTGACCTGCAGTGGCGTGCTCATCGGGCCATCACCTTCCGATCGGCGGCGAGTTGGTCCAGCGCGTCGAAGACGCCGTCGGCGCCGGGGTTGACGTCGGCCGGCGACAGGTAGCTCCAGGTCACCTTGCCCGTCGGGTCCAGCACCACCAGCGCGCGGGCCGCCTCGCCGTTCGGCATGTACGCGCCGTAGCGGCGTGCCACCTCGCCCTTCGGCTCGAAGTCGGCCAGCAGAGGGAACTCGATGCCCCGGCTCTCCGCGAACGCCCGGTGTGACCAGATGCCGTCCACCGACAGGCCGAGCACCACCGCCTGGTACTGGGCGAAGACGGGTGCCGCCGACTGGTAGAGCGACATCTGGTCACCGCAGACCGGGCTCCAGTCGGCGGGGTAGAAGGCGAGCACGACCGGCCGGCCACGGAACTGCTCGGGCCCCAGCAGAGCCCCGTCCGGGGTGGCCGGCAGGGTGAAACCGGGCGCGGTACGCCCCGGCTGGATCAGCCCGTTCGGATCACTCATGCCACCAGCCTGCTCCCGGGGTGGGTGAGGCTGGCTCACCCACCCCGGGTGGTTCCGCGCCCGGTCGACACGCGCCCCGCGCCGCTCAGCGCAGCACCGGGGCGACAGCGATGTGGTTCTGCACCTCGCGGATGCCGGGCGCGGACCAGGCCACCTGCTCGACCTCGGCCCGTTCGGGCATCGAGTGCACCAATCCGGCGAGTATCGCGGTGTCGCCATGCACCCGGACGCTGACCCGTTCGGCCTCGGTCGCTCCGGCCCGGGCGAGGGCGTCGACGATCCGATCGGCCAGGTCCCGGCCGTCCGGAGCGGCGGCCGGTCGGACGGTGATGCCGTTGCTCACCCCGCGTACGCCGGTCAGCCGGGCGACCGCGCGTTCGGCGGCTCGGCGCTGGTACTCCCACTCGACGTCGCCGTGCAGCGTCACCCAGCCGGCCGAGACGGTGACCTGGAGCTTCTCGATGGGCACGAACGCGTCCCACTCCAGCCCGTGGCTGGCCGCGGCGGCCAGGTCGCTGTCGGCGCGCTCGGTGCCGTTGGTGAGCTGCACGGCCACGTCGTTGGCGACCGCCCGGACCGAGGCGACCCGGTGGGCGGCCCGCTCGGCGGCCCACTTCTTGGCGTAGCTGTCCACGCGGCCGGTCAGGGTTACCACGCCCTCGGCGACGGTCACGCCGATCTCGTGCGGCTGCACCCGCGGTTCCCAGGTCAGCTCGTCGAGCACTGCGGACTGGATGTCCTGGTCGGTGCGGTGGATCTCCGCGATGGCCATCTGTCCCTCCTCCGCTGTTCCGATGGCGGACCGGCTGCGGCCGGAGGTCCGCCGTGCCGCGATCCTGCCGCCGCTCCGGGTGAGCCGCCCTCGCCCGGACCGGGTGACGGCGCGGCCGGACCTGGGCGGCGGTGTCGGAAACTACCTACGAACATCGATGATGGGAGCGCTTCCAAAGCGAGCTGCTTTCGGTTACGGTAATCGCGTTCCTCGATCGCGGGAGCCGTCGCGTCGGGTGGTGGAGCCAGGGCAGCTCCGCCCGTCCCCGTCGTCGTGCTCGTCCCCCGGGCCACGGCGTCACCCAGGCGATCGACCCCGTCCCCCGGGGCTCCATCCCGAGAGGAACCGCAGATGCGGAGAAGTCTCGCCGCCACGGCCGTGTCCGTGTTGGCCGCCGCCACAGCCGTCGTGGTGGTCCCGTTCACCGCCGCTGGGTCGGCCCCCACCCCGGCCGCAGCGGAGGCATACACCTGGCGAAACGTCCCGGTGGGCGGCGGCGGCTTCGTACCCGGCATCGTCTTCAACCCCACCGAGAAGAACCTCATCTACGCGCGCACCGACATCGGCGGTGCGTACCGCTGGGAGCAGACCAGCCAGTCCTGGACGCCTTTGCTCGACTGGGTCGGCGCCGACCGGTGGGGTTACAACGGCGTGGTCAGCGTCGCCACCGACCCGGTGCAGACCAACCGGGTGTACGCCGCGGTCGGCATGTACACCAACGGCTGGGACCCGAACAACGGCGCGATCCTGCGCTCGGCCGACAAGGGCGCCACCTGGCAGGCCACCGAACTGCCGTTCAAGAACGGCGGCAACATGCCGGGCCGGGGAATGGGGGAGCGGCTCGCCGTCGACCCCAACCGGAACAGCATCGTGTACTACGGCGCCGAGGGCGGCAACGGGCTCTGGCGCAGCGCCGACCACGGCGTCACCTGGGCCCGCGTCGCCGCCCTCCCCAACGTTGGCAACTACCGCGCGGACCCCAGCGACCCGAACGGCTACAACGGGCAGAACCAGGGCCTGACCTGGGTCAGTTTCGACAAGAGCACCGGCACCGCCGGCTCCACCACACAGACGATCTACGTGGGCGTGGCGGACAAGGAGAACCCGGTCTACCGCAGCACCGACGGCGGCGTCACCTGGGCGCGCATCCCCGGCCAACCCACCGGCTACCTGGCCCACAAGGGCGTCGTCGACCCGGTCGGAGGTCACCTCTACATCGCCACCAGCGACACCGGCGGCCCGTACGACGGCGGCAAGGGCGACGTCTGGAAGTTCACACGGTCGACCGGGGCCTGGACGCGGATCAGCCCGGTGCCCTCCACCAGCGCAGACGCCTACTTCGGCTACAGCGGGCTGACCATCGATCGTCTTCGCCCGAACACGCTGATGGTGGCCACCCAGGTCTCCTGGTGGCCGGACGCCATCTTCTTCCGCAGCACCGACGGCGGGGCGACCTGGACCCGGATCTGGGACTTCACCAGCTATCCCGAGCGGTCCCGTCGCTACACCATGGACATCAGCTCGGTGCCCTGGTTGACCTTCGGTGTCAACCCGGCGCCCCCGGAGGCATCGCCCAAGCTCGGCTGGATGAACGAGTCGGTGGAGATCGACCCACATGACTCCAACCGAATGATGTACGGCACCGGCGCCACCATCTACGGCACCACCGACCTGACCAGATGGGACACCGGCGGCCAGCTCACCCTCCGGCCGATGGTCCGAGGGCTGGAGGAGACCGCCGTCCTCGACCTGATCAGCCCGCCCAGCGGCGCACCCCTGATCAGCGCGCTCGGCGACGTCGGCGGCTTCCGACACACCGACCTCGACACGATCCCGTCGATGCTGTTCACCCAGCCGGTCTTCACGAGCACCACCAGCCTGGACTACGCGGAGAGCAAGCCCGCGGTGCTGGTCCGCGCCGGTAACTTCACCGACGCCGACCGGCCCAACGACAGTCACGTCGCCTTCTCCACCGACGGCGGCGCCACCTGGTTCCAGGGCACCGAGCCGTCCGGGATCAACCTGGGTGGCACGGTGGCTGCCGCCGCCGACGGCAGCCGGTTCGTCTGGGCGCCCGGTGACGCGGGCCAACGCGTGGTCCACTCGGTCGGTTTCGGCAACTCCTGGGCAGCGTCGACCGGCATCCCGGCGAACGCGACGATCGAGTCCGACCGGGTCGACCCCACCCGTTTCTACGGCTTCAGCGGTGGGCGCTTCTACCTGAGCACCGATGGCGGGGCCAGCTTCACCCCGACCGCGGCGACCGGGTTGCCCGCCACCGACGTGCGGTTCAAGGCCCTGCCGGGCCGGGCCGGCGAGTTGTGGCTGGCCGGGCCCGGCGGGCTGTGGCGCTCCACCGACGCCGGCGCCAGTTTCAGCAGGCTGAACGGCGTCAGCGCCTCCGGCAACGTCGGTTTCGGCAAGGCGGCACCCGGGCGGACCAACCCCGCCGTGTTCCTCTACGGCACTGTGAACGGTCAACCGGGAGTGCACCGCTCCGACGACGCCGGGGCGACCTGGGTACGCGTCAACGACGACAGCCACCAGTACGGCAATCCGACCGAGGCGCTGACCGGCGATCCGCGCGTCCACGGCCGGGTCTACCTCGGCACCAACGGTCGCGGGATCCTGGTCGCCGACCCCACCGACGGCGAGCCGCCGACCACCCCGCCG belongs to Micromonospora ureilytica and includes:
- a CDS encoding cellulose binding domain-containing protein gives rise to the protein MRRSLAATAVSVLAAATAVVVVPFTAAGSAPTPAAAEAYTWRNVPVGGGGFVPGIVFNPTEKNLIYARTDIGGAYRWEQTSQSWTPLLDWVGADRWGYNGVVSVATDPVQTNRVYAAVGMYTNGWDPNNGAILRSADKGATWQATELPFKNGGNMPGRGMGERLAVDPNRNSIVYYGAEGGNGLWRSADHGVTWARVAALPNVGNYRADPSDPNGYNGQNQGLTWVSFDKSTGTAGSTTQTIYVGVADKENPVYRSTDGGVTWARIPGQPTGYLAHKGVVDPVGGHLYIATSDTGGPYDGGKGDVWKFTRSTGAWTRISPVPSTSADAYFGYSGLTIDRLRPNTLMVATQVSWWPDAIFFRSTDGGATWTRIWDFTSYPERSRRYTMDISSVPWLTFGVNPAPPEASPKLGWMNESVEIDPHDSNRMMYGTGATIYGTTDLTRWDTGGQLTLRPMVRGLEETAVLDLISPPSGAPLISALGDVGGFRHTDLDTIPSMLFTQPVFTSTTSLDYAESKPAVLVRAGNFTDADRPNDSHVAFSTDGGATWFQGTEPSGINLGGTVAAAADGSRFVWAPGDAGQRVVHSVGFGNSWAASTGIPANATIESDRVDPTRFYGFSGGRFYLSTDGGASFTPTAATGLPATDVRFKALPGRAGELWLAGPGGLWRSTDAGASFSRLNGVSASGNVGFGKAAPGRTNPAVFLYGTVNGQPGVHRSDDAGATWVRVNDDSHQYGNPTEALTGDPRVHGRVYLGTNGRGILVADPTDGEPPTTPPPTTPPPTTPPPTTPPPTTPPPTTPPPTAGCAATYRVTGSWSGGFQAELVVSNAGSAPIAGWTLSWTFTDGQRVSQLWGGTHTQTGAAVSVRDSGWNGALAAGASTTAGFLGSWTGTNTSPAAITCTSR
- a CDS encoding redoxin domain-containing protein; this encodes MSDPNGLIQPGRTAPGFTLPATPDGALLGPEQFRGRPVVLAFYPADWSPVCGDQMSLYQSAAPVFAQYQAVVLGLSVDGIWSHRAFAESRGIEFPLLADFEPKGEVARRYGAYMPNGEAARALVVLDPTGKVTWSYLSPADVNPGADGVFDALDQLAADRKVMAR
- a CDS encoding DsbA family protein, producing MSTPLQVTARLRDPVTTDDHIRGPADAAVTIVEYGDFQCQFCGAAYPNLHELLRQRADTVRLVYRYFPIANVHPYAERAAETAEAAGVRGRFWEMHDWLYEHQDQLDPVHLSLGVEQVGLPPDELNAEVENRAHADRVRRDFVGGIRSGVNGTPTLFVNGIRHDGGYDLPDLLTAADAAANA
- a CDS encoding BON domain-containing protein, whose translation is MAIAEIHRTDQDIQSAVLDELTWEPRVQPHEIGVTVAEGVVTLTGRVDSYAKKWAAERAAHRVASVRAVANDVAVQLTNGTERADSDLAAAASHGLEWDAFVPIEKLQVTVSAGWVTLHGDVEWEYQRRAAERAVARLTGVRGVSNGITVRPAAAPDGRDLADRIVDALARAGATEAERVSVRVHGDTAILAGLVHSMPERAEVEQVAWSAPGIREVQNHIAVAPVLR